CAGGTAAAGTTAAAGATGGATCCCGACACCGGCGAGAAGGAGTCTCACCGGCGCCGAAGAAAATGGTTGAAAGGGTCTCCTCGATATTCGTGTCTGGGAGAAGAAATATTCCAATCTGACGTAATCTATTTTTGGACAGTCAACACATAGCGATGCTCACGAatgttactattattatatctcttgtttaattaaaatatgtttttaactttgaatATATAGGGTGGGATAACCCATCCCCATATATCCGTTTTCAATAAGCTAGGACGAAATATAGCTAAATCGAAGGCCACTAGAGCTTAAACTATGTATGAGTGAAACatgaaaagtatatataagTGCGTATCATCTACTATTCCTTGGGAACCAAAGTACAAAGATGCGTTAGTGTTGACTGCTGAGCTAAACCGAAATTTACTcatcatatataaatttctcACTTTTTAAAAGATTCCATCCTTTTTTGTTAGGGATAATCACGATTCCATCTTCATTAacattaagaaatatatatagacatgACATTATTCTTCCATTGATTTTACACAATAAAATGTAAGAttctaaaagttaaaaaaagaatGTAATATTTCTCTTATTCTTCCAatctaaccacaatcaaatTAACATTTGTACTTACAAttcaaagatttaaaaaatgaatattcaataaaaaaaataacaaagtaaaaaaaaatagaggagaGGGCGTGGGAGTTGAGTTTACTAACAATAGTCTATATGTACGTCGTCACTTAATCACTAAATTACGAGGAGATGTGACCGTGAGCATGGTTGTGTGATGTGAGTAAATCCTCGTCATTGTCGTAGCACTGAGGCGCGACCAGCAAAATGACGTTCTTCTTGGACAGGGCATGGCGGACCGTGGCCGCCGGGGATATTTGTGCAGCTAGAAGGATTGGAAGGAGTGACTTCACCTCTTTGTAGAAACTGTAAATTGCCAAGACGCTCTTTTGGTAAAAGCCTAAAAGCTTCGTTTGTCGGAACGTGTAACACCATTAGTAGAAGAAAGTTTAACGAGAGTATCAATGCAACAGATTTTTGCATATTACTTATGTAGAAGTAAAATGgaataaataaatgaatgaatAAAATGGANNNNNNNNNNNNNNNNNNNNNNNNNNNNNNNNNNNNNNNNNNNNNNNNNNNNNNNNNNNNNNNNNNNNNNNNNNNNNNNNNNNNNNNNNNNNNNNNNNNNNNNNNNNNNNNNNNNNNNNNNNNNNNNNNNNNNNNNNNNNNNNNNNNNNNNNNNNNNNNNNNNNNNNNNNNNNNNNNNNNNNNNNNNNNNNNNNNNNNNNNNNNNNNNNNNNNNNNNNNNNNNNNNNNNNNNNNNNNNNNNNNNNNNNNNNNNNNNNNNNNNNNNNNNNNNNNNNNNNNNNNNNNNNNNNNNNNNNNNNNNNNNNNNNNNNNNNNNNNNNNNNNNNNNNNNNNNNNNNNNNNNNNNNNNNNNNNNN
The Camelina sativa cultivar DH55 chromosome 15, Cs, whole genome shotgun sequence DNA segment above includes these coding regions:
- the LOC109129266 gene encoding uncharacterized protein LOC109129266 translates to MQKSVALILSLNFLLLMVLHVPTNEAFRLLPKERLGNLQFLQRGEVTPSNPSSCTNIPGGHGPPCPVQEERHFAGRASVLRQ